The genomic segment AGCTTTATTAGAGGTATAAATGAAAATAGATAAAAACCAGACTATTGCAATGATTTTGAAGAATTGTCCAAAAAGTATTAAGGTTTTTGAAAAATTCAATATGGGTTGTGCCTCATGTTTAGGGATTGAAAATGAAACTCTTGAGATGGGGGCAATAATGCATGGTATTGATGTTGATGAACTTATAAAAGAATTAAATGAGGCTTGTAAATAAATTATGAATACTTATATAGTAGATAAGAAAAAATTTGACTTTGC from the Deferribacterota bacterium genome contains:
- a CDS encoding DUF1858 domain-containing protein, yielding MKIDKNQTIAMILKNCPKSIKVFEKFNMGCASCLGIENETLEMGAIMHGIDVDELIKELNEACK